A stretch of the Ktedonobacterales bacterium genome encodes the following:
- a CDS encoding CBS domain-containing protein, with the protein MLTARDIMSTAVLTVTVQTSVFDLAQLLSLRHISGAPVVSDDGAVIGVATRADLLSKTGATVGEIMTGKVTSVAEDTPVQEIARLLGRLKINRVPVMRGESLVGIVSQGDIVRAIAYTDHPELVIGTQED; encoded by the coding sequence ATGCTTACAGCGCGCGACATTATGAGTACGGCGGTCCTGACAGTCACGGTGCAGACATCCGTTTTTGATCTTGCGCAGCTTCTTTCTTTGCGCCATATCAGCGGCGCGCCAGTTGTCTCTGACGATGGGGCGGTGATCGGAGTGGCAACCAGGGCCGATCTCCTGAGCAAAACGGGCGCAACGGTAGGTGAAATTATGACCGGCAAGGTCACGAGTGTGGCTGAGGATACACCTGTTCAGGAGATTGCGCGACTATTGGGGCGGCTGAAGATCAATCGCGTGCCGGTGATGCGCGGAGAATCGCTGGTTGGCATTGTCAGTCAAGGCGACATTGTGCGTGCGATAGCCTATACTGATCACCCTGAACTGGTTATTGGTACACAAGAGGATTAA
- the modA gene encoding molybdate ABC transporter substrate-binding protein: MSRLFRLSRLAILVALLFFMGTLSACGEASSGNSPTPAPKITLNVFAAASLTNAFKEIGQAFQTAHPNVTVSFNFAGSQTLASQINQGAKADVFASANQKQMDVVVQAGGADASKSRVFVQNLLLVIIPKSNPGQISTLQDLAKPGLKIVLADKSVPAGQYAADFLTKASADPSFGANYQANVTKNVVSYETDVEAVVTKVVQGEADAGIVYVTDALANSSQLGQIAIPTNLQTVAVYPIAPLKASKNAATAQQFVDFVLSSDGQTILARYGFKSPNG, encoded by the coding sequence ATGTCACGTTTGTTCAGGCTTTCCCGTCTTGCGATCCTCGTGGCGCTGCTCTTCTTTATGGGCACGCTAAGCGCCTGCGGCGAAGCTTCTTCTGGCAACAGCCCGACACCCGCGCCCAAGATCACGCTCAATGTCTTCGCGGCAGCCTCGCTGACCAATGCCTTTAAAGAGATCGGCCAGGCGTTCCAAACGGCCCACCCCAATGTCACCGTCAGCTTTAACTTTGCTGGCTCCCAGACACTGGCTTCCCAGATCAATCAAGGCGCCAAGGCTGATGTCTTCGCCTCGGCCAACCAGAAACAAATGGATGTCGTCGTCCAGGCCGGTGGCGCTGATGCCAGCAAAAGCCGGGTCTTTGTCCAGAACCTGCTGCTGGTAATCATCCCCAAGAGCAACCCTGGTCAGATCTCCACCCTGCAAGACCTCGCCAAGCCGGGCCTCAAGATCGTCCTGGCCGACAAGTCTGTGCCTGCCGGGCAATATGCCGCCGACTTCCTGACCAAGGCCAGCGCAGACCCCAGCTTCGGCGCCAACTACCAGGCCAATGTCACCAAGAACGTCGTCTCTTATGAAACCGATGTCGAGGCCGTCGTGACCAAAGTTGTCCAGGGTGAAGCCGACGCGGGCATTGTCTATGTCACTGATGCCCTGGCAAACTCCAGTCAGCTCGGCCAGATTGCCATTCCCACCAATCTACAAACAGTCGCCGTCTATCCAATTGCGCCGCTCAAGGCGTCCAAGAACGCGGCGACCGCTCAGCAGTTTGTAGACTTTGTTCTCTCCAGTGATGGGCAGACGATCCTCGCCAGGTATGGCTTCAAGTCCCCGAACGGCTAA
- a CDS encoding ABC transporter permease — protein MQLQSSAKANVPPQPRAAPLRLSTARWLALARQLVLVLASLPMLLFFLLPLVALVLRVPLDTLLANLVDPTVAKAVQLSLTTTLITTGVTILAGTPIAYLLARGRFPGRIVVDTLIDLPMLLPPAVAGIALLVAFGRRGLLGPSLENVHIELAFSTTAVIFAQVFVAGPFYVKTAITAFARVDREIEQAAAVDGAGAWGVFLRITLPLCWSTLFTGAVMTWARAMGEFGATILFAGNFPGITQTMPLAIYVGFESDFQAALTLSVILLVIAFLVLVVVKGVLRQRLATTL, from the coding sequence GTGCAACTTCAGTCCAGCGCAAAGGCGAACGTTCCACCCCAACCACGAGCAGCGCCGCTGCGGCTCAGCACGGCACGCTGGCTGGCGCTGGCGCGGCAGTTAGTCCTGGTGCTGGCGAGCCTGCCGATGCTGCTTTTCTTCCTGCTGCCCCTGGTGGCCCTGGTGCTGCGCGTGCCACTTGACACGCTGCTGGCGAACCTGGTAGACCCCACTGTCGCCAAAGCAGTCCAGTTGAGCCTGACCACGACCCTCATCACCACTGGCGTGACCATTCTGGCAGGTACCCCCATCGCCTATCTGCTCGCGCGCGGGCGCTTCCCTGGTCGCATCGTGGTGGATACCCTCATTGACCTGCCTATGCTGCTGCCGCCTGCGGTGGCGGGAATTGCGCTGCTCGTCGCTTTCGGACGGCGCGGGCTGCTGGGGCCGTCCCTTGAAAACGTTCATATCGAACTCGCCTTCTCCACTACGGCGGTGATCTTCGCGCAGGTGTTTGTGGCTGGTCCCTTCTATGTGAAGACGGCGATCACCGCCTTTGCCCGTGTAGACCGCGAGATCGAGCAGGCCGCAGCGGTTGATGGAGCGGGCGCGTGGGGCGTCTTTCTGCGGATCACGCTGCCGTTGTGCTGGAGTACGCTCTTCACCGGCGCAGTAATGACCTGGGCGCGGGCGATGGGCGAGTTTGGGGCTACGATCCTGTTTGCGGGCAACTTCCCCGGCATCACTCAGACGATGCCGTTGGCGATCTATGTCGGCTTCGAGAGCGATTTCCAGGCTGCACTCACCCTGTCGGTCATTCTGCTGGTGATTGCCTTCCTGGTGTTAGTCGTTGTGAAAGGGGTCTTGCGGCAGCGGTTGGCAACGACACTGTAA
- a CDS encoding alpha/beta fold hydrolase, translating to MDQAKHTVPQEPTEASSSHAAATPGRTPLLRRRLPRYLLLALALLILVWGFIPAVRAFTLIANFSHRSAPLAPTDLPVQSVHFRASDGVALAGWFVPTSPTAPTVILVHGFKGSRADMLPWARFLAGAGYNVLLFDSRGCGESAGWAITDGARDPSDIVGAVAYLQQRADLPSKRFGALGVSMGAGAVLLAAAREPGLLATVADSAWADQSVQIHRMDSLSLPFFSLPLLPYGPALVDALIGAHLADARPLAAISQIAPRAVMLIHSADDENTTTPLSGERQLYAAAGQPKEQWIAPSGGHAGALHAHTAEYEQRVLAFFAMYLRPAA from the coding sequence ATGGACCAGGCAAAGCACACAGTACCCCAGGAGCCAACAGAGGCGTCCTCCTCCCATGCAGCAGCGACACCTGGTCGCACGCCTCTCCTGAGACGCCGACTGCCGCGCTACCTGCTGCTGGCGCTGGCGCTGCTCATCCTGGTTTGGGGGTTTATTCCCGCTGTGCGTGCCTTCACCCTGATTGCCAATTTCTCGCACCGCTCGGCTCCTCTCGCTCCGACTGACCTTCCTGTCCAGAGCGTCCACTTTCGCGCCAGCGATGGTGTTGCGCTGGCGGGGTGGTTTGTTCCCACCTCCCCAACGGCTCCGACCGTCATCCTGGTACATGGCTTCAAGGGATCGCGCGCCGATATGCTGCCCTGGGCACGGTTTCTGGCTGGGGCTGGCTACAATGTCTTGCTCTTTGATAGTCGCGGCTGCGGCGAAAGCGCAGGCTGGGCTATCACCGATGGCGCTCGTGACCCAAGTGACATCGTGGGCGCGGTTGCGTATTTGCAGCAGCGCGCCGACCTCCCGTCGAAGCGGTTTGGCGCACTGGGCGTGTCAATGGGCGCTGGCGCGGTCCTCCTGGCCGCCGCTCGTGAACCGGGGTTGCTGGCAACCGTGGCCGACAGCGCCTGGGCGGACCAGAGTGTGCAGATCCATCGTATGGATAGCCTTTCGCTTCCTTTCTTCTCGCTTCCGCTGCTCCCCTATGGCCCAGCCCTGGTGGATGCCCTGATTGGCGCGCATCTGGCCGATGCGCGTCCCCTGGCGGCCATCAGCCAGATCGCGCCTCGTGCGGTCATGCTCATTCACTCTGCCGATGATGAGAACACCACCACCCCGCTTTCCGGCGAGCGCCAACTCTATGCCGCTGCTGGTCAGCCCAAAGAGCAGTGGATTGCCCCCAGCGGTGGACACGCTGGCGCGCTGCATGCCCACACAGCGGAATATGAACAACGAGTCCTGGCTTTCTTTGCCATGTATCTGCGCCCTGCTGCTTAG
- a CDS encoding ABC transporter ATP-binding protein, with product MQQQERTTVEEAAKHKHEADSPLETPAITVENITKRYGAVHAVDGLSFTVGVGEVFALLGPNGAGKTTTVEILEGYRSPDAGTVRVLSLDPIRQGQRLKQQIGIMLQQDGLYPGLSAREALRLYAQFYEHPADSEALLERVGLQSAAKTRCRQLSGGQKRRLALAVALVGQPTLVFLDEPTAGMDPQARLATWEIIRDLRREGATVLLTTHLMDEAEKLADHVAIIDHGRLVALDTPVALTGAAAAGMIRFSAPSGLNCAALGALPDAQEAREVSPGSYVLKTTNASALLAELTGWLRDQSITLTELRVGHGSLEEIFLQLTGTEVRL from the coding sequence GTGCAACAACAAGAAAGGACCACAGTCGAAGAGGCTGCAAAACATAAACACGAGGCGGATTCTCCCCTTGAGACCCCAGCCATTACCGTTGAAAATATTACGAAACGCTATGGGGCTGTACACGCCGTAGACGGCCTCAGCTTTACCGTTGGCGTTGGAGAAGTCTTCGCGTTGCTTGGCCCCAACGGAGCGGGCAAAACCACCACCGTCGAAATCCTGGAGGGCTATCGCTCGCCAGATGCAGGGACGGTTCGCGTGCTGAGCCTGGACCCGATCCGCCAGGGGCAGCGACTCAAGCAGCAGATCGGCATCATGCTTCAGCAAGATGGCTTGTATCCTGGCCTCTCCGCGCGCGAAGCACTGCGGCTCTACGCGCAGTTCTACGAACATCCTGCCGACTCCGAAGCCCTGCTGGAGCGCGTAGGGCTTCAGTCGGCGGCAAAGACCCGCTGCCGCCAGCTTTCCGGCGGCCAGAAGCGCAGGCTGGCGCTGGCCGTAGCCTTGGTGGGACAACCAACGCTGGTCTTTCTGGACGAACCCACTGCCGGCATGGACCCCCAGGCGCGGCTGGCTACCTGGGAAATTATTCGTGACCTCCGGCGCGAGGGGGCAACCGTCCTGTTGACGACACATCTGATGGACGAGGCTGAGAAGTTGGCAGATCACGTAGCGATCATCGATCATGGGCGGCTGGTGGCCCTCGATACCCCTGTAGCCCTGACAGGCGCAGCCGCAGCCGGAATGATACGCTTCAGCGCGCCCTCCGGGCTGAATTGCGCGGCGCTGGGAGCGTTGCCCGACGCGCAGGAAGCCAGAGAGGTCAGCCCTGGCTCCTACGTACTCAAAACCACGAATGCCTCGGCGCTGCTCGCCGAATTGACAGGCTGGCTCCGTGACCAGAGCATTACCTTAACAGAACTGCGCGTTGGGCATGGCTCGCTGGAAGAGATTTTCCTCCAGTTGACCGGAACAGAGGTGCGCCTGTGA
- a CDS encoding ABC transporter permease: MNIPSQTTSLTQGRPEQAQQNTSAGVGLLVRSILAQTRVELLLTIRRGESVLITIIVPVVLLVFFASLNIVPTGGRAVDFLLPGMLALAVMATGMVSLGIATAYERYYGVLKRLGGSPLPRGGLITAKIASVLVLEGAQIVLLVGVAVGVYGWRPQGELAVALLALALGTAAFAGLGLAMAGSLRAEATLAGANGLYLIFLLLGGVLLPPDHLPAPLEALARALPAAALTDALRASMTSGAAFPGSDLILLAVWAAIILLVAMRTFRWE; encoded by the coding sequence GTGAATATCCCCTCTCAAACAACGTCGCTTACCCAAGGCAGACCGGAGCAGGCGCAGCAGAATACTTCGGCGGGCGTCGGGTTGCTGGTTCGCTCCATTCTGGCGCAGACGCGCGTTGAATTACTCCTGACCATTCGACGCGGCGAGAGCGTGTTGATTACCATCATTGTGCCGGTAGTCCTGCTCGTCTTTTTTGCTTCACTCAACATTGTGCCAACGGGCGGGCGAGCCGTTGACTTTCTCCTGCCTGGCATGCTGGCGCTGGCCGTCATGGCAACCGGCATGGTCAGCCTGGGCATCGCTACCGCTTACGAACGCTACTATGGCGTGCTAAAGCGGCTGGGAGGTTCGCCGCTGCCGCGCGGCGGATTGATTACCGCCAAGATAGCATCCGTCCTCGTGCTAGAAGGCGCTCAGATCGTCTTGCTGGTTGGGGTGGCTGTTGGCGTCTATGGCTGGCGGCCACAGGGCGAATTGGCCGTTGCGCTGCTGGCGCTGGCGCTGGGTACGGCAGCCTTTGCCGGATTGGGTCTGGCGATGGCTGGCAGTTTGCGGGCGGAAGCCACGCTGGCTGGCGCGAATGGCCTGTATCTGATTTTCCTCTTGTTGGGCGGTGTCCTCTTGCCGCCCGATCATCTTCCGGCTCCCCTGGAGGCTCTGGCGCGCGCCCTCCCTGCCGCCGCGCTGACCGACGCGCTCCGCGCCTCCATGACCAGCGGGGCAGCCTTCCCTGGCTCCGACCTCATCCTGCTGGCCGTCTGGGCCGCCATCATCCTCCTCGTTGCCATGCGCACCTTCCGTTGGGAATGA
- a CDS encoding MFS transporter, which produces MRQTEQQKKGLALEQSPSQALEEPASRRQDTLAEAEKDEQEEKPTNKWAVFGIVAIGIFMATLDSSIVNISLPSISAYFQTPLNGLVEWVIIAYLITIASVLLTFGRLADIFGRKMLWMLGLGSFTLGSALCGAAPSLLLLVVFRALQGIGGALLMANSTAMLVRAFPESERGRVLGLNSVSVSLGISAGPTLGGLITTSLSWRWIFYVNLPLGILGLVLTWIVLKEPLRLRGRQRFDPWGAALLSAGITAIMLALSFGEERGWFSALIIGLFVGGFLPLVAFVFAEGRVAEPIIDLRLFHNRLFAAANLSGLLSFFALTAVSFLLPFYLENLRHFPTYTAGLLLTPIPLAVSLIAPISGRLSDHFGSRVLSSAGLATSTFGLWLLTGLEADSSIFSIIWRLVVTGIGIGLFQSPNNSAVMGTVPREQRGIGGGFLATVRVVGQSLSVAVAGAVFGGLGASQAGQILANAANLSTVEITTLQTTFLTGFHTALLVCMGIASIGVFTSLVRGNGR; this is translated from the coding sequence ATGCGCCAGACTGAACAACAAAAAAAGGGCTTAGCCCTGGAACAGTCCCCTTCTCAAGCACTGGAAGAGCCTGCCAGTCGTCGCCAGGATACGCTCGCTGAGGCTGAGAAGGACGAGCAGGAGGAGAAGCCAACCAATAAATGGGCGGTGTTTGGCATTGTGGCTATCGGCATCTTTATGGCAACGCTCGATAGCAGCATTGTCAACATCAGCCTTCCCAGCATCAGCGCCTACTTCCAGACGCCGCTGAACGGACTGGTCGAATGGGTCATCATCGCCTATCTGATTACCATTGCCAGCGTCTTGCTCACCTTTGGACGCCTGGCCGACATCTTTGGGCGCAAAATGCTTTGGATGCTGGGCCTTGGCTCCTTCACGCTGGGTTCGGCCTTATGTGGCGCCGCGCCGTCGCTCCTGCTGCTCGTTGTCTTCCGCGCCTTACAGGGCATTGGCGGCGCGCTCCTCATGGCAAATAGTACCGCTATGCTCGTCCGCGCTTTTCCAGAGAGCGAACGTGGCCGGGTGTTGGGCCTCAACTCCGTATCCGTCTCGCTGGGTATCAGTGCTGGCCCAACACTGGGCGGCCTTATCACCACCAGCTTAAGCTGGCGCTGGATCTTCTATGTCAACCTGCCCCTTGGCATCCTTGGCCTCGTTTTAACATGGATCGTCCTCAAAGAGCCATTACGACTTCGTGGGCGACAAAGATTCGACCCCTGGGGCGCTGCGCTGCTCTCTGCCGGGATTACTGCCATCATGCTGGCCCTCTCATTTGGGGAAGAGCGCGGCTGGTTTTCCGCATTGATTATCGGGCTGTTCGTGGGCGGTTTCTTACCGCTAGTAGCATTCGTCTTTGCTGAGGGGCGGGTCGCTGAGCCGATCATTGATCTGCGTCTCTTCCACAACCGCCTCTTTGCCGCCGCGAACCTGAGTGGCTTGCTCAGCTTCTTTGCGCTCACTGCCGTAAGCTTCCTCTTGCCGTTTTATCTCGAAAACCTGCGCCATTTCCCCACTTATACCGCTGGCTTGCTGCTTACCCCTATACCGCTGGCCGTTTCACTCATTGCGCCGATCAGTGGACGCCTCTCAGACCACTTTGGTTCGCGTGTCCTCAGTTCCGCCGGGCTGGCGACTTCGACCTTCGGCCTCTGGCTGCTTACCGGACTCGAAGCCGATTCATCAATCTTCTCGATTATCTGGCGTCTGGTGGTGACAGGCATTGGCATCGGCCTGTTTCAATCCCCAAATAACAGCGCCGTCATGGGGACAGTACCCCGTGAACAGCGCGGCATCGGCGGTGGCTTCCTGGCAACAGTGCGAGTCGTGGGCCAGAGCCTGAGCGTCGCTGTCGCAGGGGCCGTCTTTGGTGGGCTGGGCGCTTCTCAAGCAGGCCAGATACTTGCCAACGCCGCCAACCTCTCGACAGTTGAGATTACGACGCTGCAAACTACCTTCCTCACCGGCTTTCATACCGCCCTGCTCGTCTGCATGGGCATAGCGTCCATTGGTGTGTTCACTTCGCTGGTACGGGGCAATGGCCGCTAG
- a CDS encoding TraR/DksA family transcriptional regulator translates to MTEANQAPTLPIDALRQRLIDEMRRLEHELYQLTRGDEAVSATEPTLERDGMAGDQADDASVLSQAERNRAIIAHTQQLLSQVNEALARIDAGTYGKCTHCERPIQPARLQAIPSVALCMDCQTKSELAQNRGGRPQA, encoded by the coding sequence ATGACTGAAGCAAATCAAGCCCCCACACTTCCCATAGACGCATTGCGTCAGCGGCTGATCGACGAAATGCGGCGGCTGGAGCATGAGCTATACCAACTCACTCGCGGAGATGAGGCCGTCAGCGCCACCGAGCCAACACTGGAAAGGGATGGAATGGCAGGCGATCAAGCCGACGATGCGAGCGTCCTTTCTCAAGCAGAACGCAACCGGGCGATCATCGCGCATACCCAGCAGCTTCTCAGTCAGGTAAACGAGGCGCTAGCACGCATAGACGCTGGAACCTATGGGAAGTGTACTCATTGTGAGCGTCCGATTCAGCCAGCCAGGCTTCAGGCGATACCCTCTGTCGCGCTCTGCATGGACTGTCAGACCAAAAGTGAACTAGCCCAAAATCGGGGAGGACGGCCACAAGCTTGA
- the lspA gene encoding signal peptidase II translates to MKNRPYVYDLIMLLVGALTITLDQWSKAAVRQYFGTCNTGAYIPFPNDHFGLTYACNTGAAFSLFQHGHEILLFLFIAAALAVVIWLYIHFSSQPSLLLKLSFGLVLGGAIGNLIDRFRLGYVTDFLLFTVRQVGFLFPVFNLADSAICLGIFLLMIYLWRRPTPAKRTPGPQKTDPTMAEPASAERPS, encoded by the coding sequence ATGAAGAACCGCCCATATGTGTATGATCTGATCATGCTTCTGGTTGGGGCATTGACGATCACCCTGGACCAATGGAGCAAAGCCGCCGTTCGGCAGTATTTTGGTACCTGCAACACCGGCGCTTATATCCCATTCCCGAACGATCATTTTGGCCTGACCTACGCCTGCAACACTGGCGCAGCCTTTAGCTTATTTCAACACGGACACGAAATCCTGCTTTTTCTATTTATTGCCGCTGCGCTGGCCGTCGTCATCTGGCTCTATATCCATTTTTCCAGTCAGCCCAGCCTGCTGCTCAAGCTGAGTTTCGGCCTTGTCCTGGGGGGAGCCATTGGCAACCTGATTGATCGCTTCCGCCTGGGATATGTCACCGATTTTCTCCTCTTCACCGTCAGGCAGGTTGGATTTCTCTTTCCCGTCTTTAACCTGGCCGACAGCGCGATCTGCCTGGGCATCTTCTTGTTGATGATCTATCTCTGGAGACGCCCAACGCCAGCAAAGCGCACACCAGGCCCTCAGAAAACTGATCCGACGATGGCTGAACCAGCCTCAGCCGAGCGCCCTTCTTAG
- a CDS encoding RluA family pseudouridine synthase translates to MQAFHPREVPMAPGNLGNKTTEELTYTGSDSARIDVFIARALPRLSRTKVQALIKQNAILLNERPAKASDRLESGDTILVNEPVEEKAQTAPGEPAFPLEILFEDDQIIVVNKPAGLVVHPAAGHNGNTLADMLLARDPTIAQAVNPANQHRPGIVHRLDKDTSGLLIVAKTSTAMMGLAQQFEARAVTKRYLALVEGHLPLAEGAIEAPIGRDQRHRQRMAITAQHGRHAHTLFWVEHEFSRFTLLRVQIVTGRTHQIRVHLAAIGHPVVGDHVYGRAQPQEPPRMFLHAAELQFRHPVTSQPLAFQAPLPPDLQDFLEGLQP, encoded by the coding sequence ATGCAAGCGTTCCACCCTCGTGAGGTTCCGATGGCGCCAGGCAATCTGGGGAACAAGACCACTGAAGAACTTACCTACACCGGCTCAGACAGCGCCCGCATTGACGTGTTCATCGCTCGCGCCCTGCCGCGCCTTTCCCGCACAAAAGTTCAGGCGCTCATCAAGCAAAACGCCATCCTCCTCAACGAGCGTCCGGCCAAAGCCAGCGACAGGCTGGAGTCTGGCGACACCATACTGGTGAACGAGCCAGTAGAGGAAAAAGCGCAGACGGCCCCTGGAGAGCCAGCCTTCCCATTGGAGATACTTTTTGAGGATGACCAGATCATTGTCGTCAACAAACCGGCTGGCCTGGTCGTCCACCCTGCCGCGGGCCACAACGGCAACACGCTCGCGGATATGCTCCTGGCGCGCGACCCAACTATCGCCCAGGCCGTGAATCCCGCCAATCAGCATCGCCCCGGCATCGTTCACCGGCTCGATAAAGATACCTCCGGGCTGCTCATCGTTGCTAAGACTTCTACTGCGATGATGGGCCTTGCCCAACAGTTCGAGGCACGCGCCGTCACCAAACGCTATCTGGCATTAGTAGAGGGCCATCTCCCGCTGGCCGAAGGCGCCATTGAGGCCCCCATCGGACGCGATCAACGCCACCGGCAGCGCATGGCAATCACTGCACAACATGGCCGCCACGCGCACACCCTCTTTTGGGTTGAGCACGAGTTTAGCCGCTTTACCCTGCTGCGGGTCCAGATTGTGACGGGCCGCACCCATCAGATTCGCGTGCATCTCGCGGCCATCGGACACCCCGTTGTGGGTGATCACGTATATGGCCGCGCGCAGCCCCAGGAACCGCCCCGGATGTTTTTACACGCCGCCGAACTCCAATTCAGACATCCAGTAACCAGCCAGCCGCTGGCCTTCCAAGCGCCTCTGCCGCCCGATCTTCAGGATTTTCTTGAGGGTCTTCAACCCTGA
- a CDS encoding metal-dependent hydrolase, producing the protein MQNSRYQLTWLGHGTFKLQTPHGKKILIDPWVQGNPACPADQKSITQLDLMLITHGHFDHIADAVTIAAEAKPSTVIGVFETCNWLESKGVQNCSGMNIGGTQNIDGVRVTMTHADHSCGILDGNTIIYGGVAAGYVIELENGATLYHAGDTGLFGDMQLIGELHRPSVAVLPIGDHFTMGPRDAAYACKLLQPQAVIPMHFATFPLLTGTPKTFSEELAKLGLQHIEVITMQPGQTIAR; encoded by the coding sequence ATGCAGAACAGTCGTTACCAGCTTACCTGGCTCGGTCATGGCACGTTCAAGCTTCAGACTCCGCACGGCAAAAAGATTCTGATCGACCCCTGGGTACAGGGAAATCCAGCCTGCCCGGCAGACCAGAAGAGCATTACTCAGTTGGATTTGATGCTCATCACCCACGGACACTTCGACCACATCGCCGACGCTGTGACCATCGCAGCAGAGGCCAAACCCTCAACCGTCATTGGCGTCTTTGAAACCTGCAACTGGCTGGAGAGCAAGGGCGTCCAGAACTGCTCTGGAATGAACATTGGCGGAACTCAGAACATTGACGGCGTGCGTGTGACAATGACCCATGCCGACCACAGTTGCGGCATTCTGGATGGTAACACCATCATCTACGGAGGTGTCGCCGCTGGCTACGTCATCGAACTAGAAAACGGTGCGACTCTCTATCACGCAGGCGATACCGGCCTGTTCGGAGATATGCAACTGATCGGCGAACTCCATCGCCCCAGCGTTGCTGTACTCCCCATTGGCGACCACTTTACTATGGGACCACGCGACGCTGCCTACGCCTGCAAGCTGCTCCAACCGCAAGCCGTCATCCCCATGCACTTCGCCACCTTCCCGCTGCTGACCGGAACGCCGAAAACGTTTAGCGAGGAGCTTGCCAAACTGGGATTACAGCATATCGAGGTCATCACCATGCAGCCCGGCCAGACCATCGCGCGTTGA